The following proteins are encoded in a genomic region of Dyadobacter sp. UC 10:
- a CDS encoding glycoside hydrolase family 43 protein, which translates to MKKIFYLFLALFFSFPVFAQSDKKTSGNPVFKGWYADPEGIIFDKTYWIYPTYSAPYEKQVHFDVFSSKDLVNWKKHDKILDSSSVKWAKRAMWAPSIIEKDKKYYFFFGANDIQSDQEKGGIGVAVADKPEGPFRDYLGKPLIDKFHNGAQPIDQFVFKDKDGQYYLFYGGWRHCNVAKLKPDFTGFIPFEDGTIFREVTPEGYVEGPFMFIRNGKYYFMWSEGGWTGPNYSVAYAISDSPFGPFERVGKILQQDPNVARGAGHHSVIQIPGKDEYYIVYHRRPLTETDGNHRETCVDVMTFDSKGLINPVKITFDGVKPVTIK; encoded by the coding sequence ATGAAAAAAATCTTTTATCTCTTTCTCGCCCTGTTTTTCTCATTCCCGGTATTTGCCCAATCTGACAAAAAAACGTCCGGCAACCCTGTTTTCAAAGGCTGGTATGCCGATCCCGAGGGAATTATATTTGATAAAACTTACTGGATATACCCTACCTATTCTGCACCTTACGAGAAGCAGGTTCATTTCGATGTCTTCTCATCAAAAGATCTGGTCAACTGGAAAAAGCACGACAAAATTCTGGATTCTTCTTCAGTTAAATGGGCCAAACGTGCAATGTGGGCGCCTTCTATTATTGAAAAAGATAAAAAGTACTATTTCTTCTTCGGTGCCAACGACATCCAGAGTGACCAGGAGAAAGGCGGGATCGGCGTAGCTGTTGCGGATAAGCCAGAAGGTCCTTTCCGCGATTACCTGGGAAAACCGCTGATCGACAAATTCCACAATGGCGCGCAACCTATTGATCAGTTCGTATTCAAAGATAAAGACGGACAATACTATCTCTTCTATGGAGGCTGGCGGCATTGTAATGTCGCAAAATTAAAACCGGACTTCACTGGCTTTATTCCCTTTGAAGACGGAACAATATTCCGGGAGGTTACGCCTGAAGGCTATGTGGAAGGCCCGTTCATGTTTATCAGAAATGGCAAATATTACTTTATGTGGTCGGAAGGCGGCTGGACCGGGCCAAACTATTCTGTTGCCTATGCGATTTCAGACTCTCCGTTCGGCCCTTTCGAACGCGTTGGTAAAATTCTTCAGCAGGATCCAAATGTGGCCAGGGGTGCGGGGCACCACTCTGTTATTCAGATACCGGGCAAAGACGAATATTACATTGTATACCACAGAAGACCACTTACCGAAACGGATGGAAACCACAGGGAAACCTGCGTCGATGTGATGACCTTTGACAGTAAAGGCCTGATCAATCCCGTGAAGATTACATTCGACGGTGTCAAGCCAGTCACGATTAAGTAA
- a CDS encoding T9SS type A sorting domain-containing protein produces the protein MNLLINLFDTKKQILKNLLYIFMLLCLATPGQAQRFNSVVFQKLPQDLQLYPRDEKSEATVPISGIVEAAGWNYIAVQITRNNAPFKYLRANLTYQAGVGKFATETKIKAELAGYDFAVYVVKGSDSVLVVTRKDVVSGDVYVLSGQSNSTGFFTEKDTTRFCRTFGKITENLNTSAYNPADTLWAFSNQHEFRNGVGTMGFEIQKQLMQKSGIPNCLINAGFHWSSAFDHAKRNENNPADLNTGYGRMLYRIQKGGLSDAVKAYIFRQGETEAYHEGGNWQGNFDLLRKHLKEDFANLARMYVYQIDIIYFASPVGAEIRDYQRRLPEIYPDVTSLATVGTAEFDGLHYGREGNRQNGFELSRIMLKDFYNAADTSNILSPSLQKVFFKNEEKKQLVLVFDEGQSLVYPEPYRTTSGVTLQMKDFFYLDWESGKVASGKAEGNRVLLELTSPQNAGVINYLPMYVPEGGPYFPFMGPYIKNSKGMRAMTFYNVPIGTALATPALTAEKEGDAKVKLSWKTLPGANQYVLERKYPDQQTFTSVASLDSAITQFVDQPEPADTITYRLKAVGKISESADFAYANIALPIVLGIEKEPGALFSVYPNPAIRNQKVQVKFNKPVSGKLSVINLGGQSILETQVTNEREVSIGLPVFQEGVHVIRLRSGEQEWSKKILVR, from the coding sequence ATGAATTTATTAATAAACCTTTTCGACACTAAAAAGCAGATTTTGAAAAATCTTTTATACATTTTCATGCTGCTTTGCCTTGCAACTCCTGGCCAGGCACAGCGGTTTAATTCAGTGGTTTTTCAAAAGCTGCCGCAGGATTTACAGTTGTATCCCCGCGATGAAAAAAGTGAAGCCACTGTTCCGATTTCCGGCATTGTGGAGGCAGCAGGCTGGAATTACATAGCTGTTCAGATCACCCGGAACAATGCTCCGTTCAAATACCTCCGGGCTAACCTTACGTACCAGGCCGGGGTAGGAAAATTTGCGACAGAAACGAAAATCAAGGCGGAACTCGCAGGTTACGATTTCGCCGTTTATGTAGTAAAAGGCAGCGACTCTGTGCTGGTCGTGACCAGAAAGGATGTGGTAAGCGGAGATGTTTACGTACTGTCCGGCCAATCCAATTCAACAGGTTTCTTTACGGAAAAAGACACCACGCGTTTTTGCCGGACATTTGGGAAAATAACGGAAAACCTGAATACCTCCGCTTATAATCCAGCGGACACACTATGGGCATTTTCCAATCAGCATGAATTCAGAAACGGCGTCGGTACGATGGGTTTTGAGATACAAAAGCAACTGATGCAAAAATCCGGAATCCCAAACTGCCTTATTAATGCCGGATTTCACTGGTCGTCTGCATTTGACCACGCCAAAAGAAACGAAAACAATCCCGCAGATCTGAATACCGGCTATGGCAGAATGCTCTACCGGATTCAAAAGGGCGGCCTGTCCGATGCGGTTAAAGCCTATATTTTCCGGCAAGGCGAAACAGAAGCTTACCACGAGGGAGGAAACTGGCAGGGTAACTTCGATCTGCTTCGCAAACACCTCAAAGAGGATTTTGCGAACCTCGCCAGAATGTACGTTTACCAGATCGATATTATCTATTTTGCTTCCCCGGTCGGAGCAGAGATACGGGATTACCAGAGGAGGCTGCCGGAAATATACCCGGATGTGACTTCACTGGCAACGGTCGGTACCGCCGAGTTTGACGGACTGCATTACGGGCGGGAAGGCAACAGGCAAAATGGCTTCGAGCTTTCCAGGATCATGCTCAAAGACTTTTATAATGCAGCAGACACGTCCAATATCCTTTCCCCGTCACTTCAAAAAGTCTTTTTTAAGAACGAAGAGAAAAAACAGCTTGTCCTCGTGTTCGACGAAGGCCAATCGCTGGTTTACCCGGAACCATACCGCACCACCTCCGGGGTTACGCTCCAGATGAAGGATTTCTTCTATCTCGACTGGGAGTCAGGTAAGGTCGCTTCGGGCAAAGCTGAGGGAAACAGGGTATTGCTTGAACTCACCAGCCCGCAAAATGCTGGGGTTATCAACTATCTGCCCATGTATGTACCGGAGGGAGGCCCTTACTTTCCTTTTATGGGTCCGTACATTAAAAACAGCAAGGGAATGCGGGCGATGACATTTTACAATGTGCCGATCGGTACCGCGCTGGCCACGCCTGCCCTGACTGCCGAAAAAGAGGGCGACGCCAAAGTCAAATTGAGCTGGAAAACCCTGCCCGGTGCCAATCAATATGTTCTTGAAAGAAAATATCCGGACCAGCAAACGTTCACGAGTGTCGCCAGTTTGGATTCGGCAATTACCCAATTTGTAGATCAGCCCGAACCGGCCGATACGATCACTTACAGACTGAAAGCTGTTGGAAAGATCTCAGAATCAGCAGACTTTGCATATGCTAACATTGCATTACCAATTGTTTTAGGAATAGAAAAAGAGCCTGGCGCGTTATTTTCAGTATATCCAAACCCGGCTATCAGAAACCAAAAAGTACAGGTGAAATTTAATAAACCTGTTTCCGGAAAGCTTTCTGTGATCAACCTTGGCGGACAGTCCATTTTAGAAACACAGGTGACAAACGAGAGAGAAGTGAGTATAGGCTTACCGGTATTTCAGGAAGGGGTTCATGTGATCAGGCTTAGATCAGGAGAACAGGAATGGTCCAAAAAGATACTGGTACGGTAG
- a CDS encoding endonuclease/exonuclease/phosphatase family protein translates to MHSFKLALEIAGSLIVLFSVIPLIRNDFWAFRVFEYPRLQKLFLNALVLILYCFLFKVSSNFEIGFVIVLAINTAYLSYQIFPFTFLAKRAMLRATHIDPDNTVSIISSNVFQDNKNTAGCLRLIKKYNPEIVLLLETDNFWHKGVEELKAYYPHQVVVPLENTYGMLLYSKLKLKDSEVRYLVDQEIPSIKTCVELASGKTFQLHCVHPTPPVPGENIYSTERDKELLLVAKEVKECPIPTIVVGDLNDVAWSYTTQLFTRISGLLDPRLGRGFFNTFHAKYPFLRFPLDHVFCSTDFKLIQLKRLENFNSDHFPILISLQYEAIAEKQQEEPEADQSDLELAEEKVTKPTD, encoded by the coding sequence ATGCATTCCTTCAAACTGGCCCTGGAAATCGCGGGCTCGCTTATTGTGCTTTTTTCAGTCATCCCGCTGATTAGAAACGACTTCTGGGCATTCCGGGTTTTCGAATATCCCAGACTTCAGAAGCTTTTCCTGAATGCATTGGTCTTAATTCTTTATTGCTTTCTTTTTAAGGTATCGTCAAATTTTGAGATCGGATTTGTGATCGTCCTGGCGATCAATACTGCCTATCTCTCCTATCAGATCTTCCCTTTTACATTCCTCGCCAAACGTGCCATGCTCAGGGCTACGCACATTGATCCTGACAATACCGTCAGCATCATTTCTTCGAATGTCTTTCAGGATAATAAAAATACCGCTGGCTGCCTTAGACTGATAAAAAAATACAATCCGGAGATCGTGCTGCTGCTTGAAACGGATAACTTCTGGCATAAAGGGGTAGAAGAATTGAAAGCGTACTACCCGCATCAGGTGGTTGTGCCGCTTGAAAATACGTACGGTATGCTCTTGTACTCGAAATTAAAGCTCAAAGATTCCGAGGTGCGATACCTGGTCGATCAAGAAATCCCTTCGATCAAAACATGCGTCGAACTGGCGTCCGGGAAAACCTTTCAGCTGCATTGCGTACACCCTACCCCGCCAGTTCCCGGCGAAAACATTTACTCGACAGAGCGTGACAAAGAACTCCTGCTTGTTGCAAAAGAAGTGAAGGAGTGTCCGATCCCCACGATCGTAGTCGGCGACCTGAACGATGTGGCCTGGTCGTATACCACGCAGCTTTTCACCCGCATCAGCGGTTTGCTCGATCCCAGGCTGGGGCGGGGCTTTTTCAATACATTCCATGCGAAATATCCCTTTCTCCGTTTTCCTCTCGACCACGTTTTTTGCTCAACCGACTTCAAACTGATCCAACTGAAAAGATTGGAAAATTTCAACTCGGACCACTTTCCTATCCTTATTTCCCTGCAATACGAAGCAATCGCTGAAAAACAGCAGGAAGAACCCGAAGCAGACCAGTCAGATCTGGAACTGGCGGAAGAGAAAGTAACGAAACCGACGGATTAA
- a CDS encoding EcsC family protein, with the protein MHFTTYEENTRQELLKWQHKMQKRPNLVDRTSKAVQDKINNIIPDKVHQVITTTIKQMTRAVLTGAEFTTSIAPARYSLEEIEDAARKRVSFYKKAGAAEGGITGAGGFLLALAEFPVLIGIKLKLLFDIAAIYGRPVNDYRERLFILHIFQLAFSSQKQRQQVFSRMRDWQLKSQDLPEDIHQFDWKTFQQEYRDYIDLAKMAQLIPGIGAAVGLVVNYRLLDKLGQTAINAYRMRWFEERSLPGNKVVLPLSN; encoded by the coding sequence ATGCATTTTACAACATATGAGGAAAATACGCGGCAAGAACTGTTGAAGTGGCAGCATAAGATGCAAAAACGCCCAAATCTGGTCGACAGGACTTCGAAGGCTGTACAGGATAAGATCAACAACATCATCCCCGATAAAGTACATCAGGTTATTACGACTACGATCAAGCAAATGACACGTGCGGTGCTCACAGGCGCCGAATTCACCACTTCCATAGCACCTGCCAGGTATTCACTGGAAGAGATCGAAGATGCGGCCCGCAAGAGAGTATCTTTTTATAAAAAGGCAGGCGCAGCCGAAGGCGGTATCACAGGTGCCGGAGGGTTTCTCCTCGCGCTGGCAGAGTTTCCGGTATTGATCGGCATTAAATTAAAACTGCTTTTCGATATTGCTGCTATCTACGGCCGCCCCGTCAACGATTACAGGGAGCGGCTTTTTATACTGCATATTTTTCAACTGGCTTTTTCCAGTCAGAAACAGCGGCAGCAAGTCTTCTCCAGAATGCGTGACTGGCAATTGAAAAGTCAGGATTTGCCAGAAGATATTCATCAGTTCGACTGGAAAACTTTTCAGCAGGAATACAGGGACTATATTGATCTCGCGAAAATGGCGCAGCTGATTCCCGGCATCGGCGCAGCAGTAGGACTGGTTGTCAATTACAGGTTGCTGGATAAGCTGGGTCAAACAGCCATAAATGCATACAGAATGAGGTGGTTTGAAGAAAGGTCGCTTCCGGGCAATAAAGTCGTACTACCCCTGAGCAATTGA
- a CDS encoding MlaE family ABC transporter permease has product MSAKKREHVYTKGLDSAFLAVYNGYVFFLRFFREAFKGRMEFQEIVKQCYAIGNKSLLLIGLTGFITGMVFTKQSRPSLAEFGAVSWLPSLVAIAIVRALAALVTALISAGKIGSSIGAELGSMRVTEQIDAMEVSAVNPFKFLVVTRVLASTITIPILMFYCTAVSLLGAFLNVTLNEGTSFIAFFENAFEQITFLDVGTSLVKAIAYGFTIGIVGCYQGYNASKGTEGVGKAANSAVVISMFLIFIEEVIIVQVSNYFRI; this is encoded by the coding sequence ATGAGCGCTAAGAAAAGAGAACACGTTTACACCAAAGGTTTGGATTCGGCCTTTCTGGCAGTTTACAATGGATACGTATTCTTTCTGAGATTTTTCCGGGAAGCTTTCAAGGGAAGAATGGAGTTTCAGGAAATCGTGAAGCAATGCTATGCGATCGGCAATAAGTCGCTGCTGCTGATCGGACTCACAGGTTTTATTACCGGAATGGTATTTACAAAGCAATCCCGCCCGTCGCTGGCTGAGTTTGGCGCTGTTTCCTGGCTTCCTTCCCTCGTCGCGATCGCCATCGTGCGTGCATTGGCTGCATTGGTTACTGCATTGATCAGCGCCGGAAAGATCGGATCCAGTATCGGCGCAGAGCTGGGGTCGATGCGGGTGACCGAGCAGATCGACGCTATGGAGGTGTCAGCGGTAAACCCTTTCAAATTTTTAGTGGTAACCAGGGTACTTGCTTCAACGATTACGATTCCCATTCTGATGTTTTATTGCACCGCAGTAAGTCTTTTGGGTGCTTTTCTGAATGTTACCCTTAACGAGGGAACCAGTTTCATTGCTTTTTTCGAGAATGCCTTTGAACAGATCACCTTTCTGGATGTGGGGACTTCACTGGTTAAAGCGATCGCCTACGGGTTTACAATCGGTATTGTCGGCTGCTACCAGGGTTACAATGCAAGTAAGGGCACCGAGGGCGTAGGAAAAGCCGCCAACTCGGCAGTCGTCATTTCGATGTTCCTCATTTTTATTGAAGAGGTGATCATAGTTCAGGTATCTAATTATTTCAGGATATAA
- a CDS encoding ABC transporter ATP-binding protein, with amino-acid sequence MEEVNQPEAPVIDIQDLHKSFGSLHVLRGVDLKVEKGENVVVLGRSGTGKSVLIKIIAGLLKQDRGNCIVLGQEVSRLNDKELRDLRMKIGFSFQNSALYDSMTVRENLEFPLVRNVANLTRAEINEQVETVLDAVGLLQTINQVPSELSGGQRKRIGIARTLILQPEIMLYDEPTAGLDPITCLEINELINEVKEKYHTSSIIITHDLTCARATGDKIAMLLDGQFLKQGTFEEVFDTDEERIKSFYDYNFIQ; translated from the coding sequence ATGGAAGAAGTAAATCAGCCCGAAGCGCCGGTGATCGACATACAGGATCTTCACAAGTCCTTCGGTAGCCTGCACGTACTTCGGGGCGTGGACCTTAAAGTTGAAAAAGGTGAGAATGTAGTTGTACTTGGCCGGTCGGGCACAGGAAAGTCGGTGTTGATCAAAATCATTGCAGGGCTGCTCAAACAGGACCGTGGCAACTGTATTGTCCTGGGCCAGGAAGTATCGCGGCTGAATGATAAGGAACTGCGCGATCTCAGGATGAAGATCGGTTTTTCGTTTCAAAACAGCGCGTTATACGATAGTATGACTGTGCGCGAGAACCTGGAATTTCCCCTGGTCAGGAACGTAGCCAATCTTACACGTGCGGAAATTAACGAACAGGTTGAGACTGTTCTCGATGCGGTGGGGTTGCTCCAGACGATCAATCAGGTCCCTTCCGAGCTTTCGGGCGGGCAGCGCAAGCGGATAGGCATCGCCAGAACATTGATACTTCAGCCAGAAATAATGCTCTACGACGAACCTACCGCCGGTTTGGACCCTATTACCTGTCTTGAAATCAATGAGCTCATCAATGAGGTGAAAGAGAAATATCACACCAGCTCAATCATCATTACCCACGACCTCACCTGCGCCCGGGCGACAGGTGATAAAATCGCAATGCTGCTGGATGGCCAGTTCCTGAAACAAGGCACATTCGAGGAAGTTTTCGATACAGACGAAGAGAGGATCAAAAGTTTTTACGATTATAATTTTATTCAGTAA
- a CDS encoding MlaD family protein: METSARKRSVTVGLFVVIGIMIFVVGILTIGSMKKVFSSTISVKTIFDDVNGLKPGNNIWYSGVKIGTVKTIRFLGNSRVEVMLNIEEKSQEFIRKNAKAKVSTDGLIGNKIIVIYGGTQKVPSIEDGDELVVEKMESTEEMLAVLSENNKNLLGITSAFKTISKNILAGKGTVGMLLNDERLYNDVDQTLAALKKASVNAQQLTASLSSYSEKLTQKGGLANDFATDTMIMKDLRGTISKLNETVGSANVMVNNLKTASADLNSNTTSPIGVLLHDEKTAANLKGTLENLESSTEKLDENMQALRSNFLFRRYFKKKAKEEAKQPAKEEEKQPVKEEPKAQVTE; encoded by the coding sequence ATGGAAACATCAGCAAGAAAACGCTCCGTTACAGTTGGTCTGTTTGTCGTAATCGGCATCATGATTTTTGTCGTTGGCATTCTGACAATAGGGAGTATGAAGAAGGTTTTTTCCTCTACCATCAGCGTCAAGACCATTTTTGACGATGTTAATGGATTGAAGCCGGGCAATAATATCTGGTACTCCGGTGTAAAGATCGGTACGGTCAAAACGATCCGTTTTCTGGGAAATTCGCGGGTAGAGGTAATGCTCAATATTGAAGAGAAGTCTCAGGAATTCATTCGCAAAAATGCCAAAGCCAAGGTTAGTACCGACGGTTTGATCGGTAATAAAATCATTGTCATTTACGGCGGTACCCAGAAGGTGCCTTCAATTGAGGACGGAGATGAGCTGGTAGTTGAAAAAATGGAAAGTACTGAGGAAATGCTGGCTGTTTTATCGGAAAATAACAAAAACCTGCTGGGCATTACCAGTGCATTCAAAACGATCAGCAAAAACATCCTTGCCGGCAAGGGAACCGTGGGTATGCTTTTAAACGATGAAAGACTTTATAACGATGTAGACCAGACCCTGGCGGCACTTAAAAAAGCTTCTGTCAACGCCCAGCAGCTGACTGCCTCACTGTCGAGCTACTCGGAAAAGTTGACTCAGAAAGGGGGCCTGGCAAACGATTTTGCAACGGATACGATGATCATGAAGGATTTGCGCGGGACGATTTCAAAGCTGAATGAAACTGTTGGTTCTGCCAACGTGATGGTCAACAACCTGAAAACTGCCAGTGCTGATCTGAACTCCAATACCACCAGCCCGATCGGCGTATTGCTGCACGACGAAAAGACGGCAGCCAATCTGAAAGGAACCCTGGAAAACCTGGAAAGCAGCACCGAAAAACTGGATGAAAACATGCAGGCATTACGCTCCAATTTCCTGTTCCGCAGGTACTTCAAAAAGAAAGCCAAGGAAGAAGCGAAACAGCCCGCAAAAGAAGAGGAGAAACAACCCGTAAAAGAGGAGCCGAAAGCGCAGGTAACCGAATAA
- a CDS encoding Hpt domain-containing protein, which produces MALQINPALDIAYIDQAYGEDPVILHMIFDAFLSDSLPRWRALETALSTNDRKESASIVHGLKPSFTMTGLTGIRTRVDSLEKAIKEHAEQAELMNMYISISKDLDEFLPILETESARLKKL; this is translated from the coding sequence ATGGCGCTACAAATAAATCCTGCCCTGGACATTGCTTATATTGACCAGGCTTATGGAGAAGATCCGGTAATTCTGCACATGATTTTTGACGCGTTTCTCAGTGATTCGCTTCCCCGGTGGCGGGCTTTGGAGACCGCCCTGAGCACAAATGACAGAAAAGAATCGGCCAGCATCGTTCACGGGTTAAAACCTTCATTCACCATGACCGGCCTCACCGGAATCCGCACGCGCGTAGATAGCCTCGAAAAGGCGATTAAGGAACATGCGGAGCAGGCAGAACTGATGAATATGTACATTAGCATTTCCAAAGACCTGGACGAATTTCTTCCGATACTTGAAACAGAATCCGCCCGGCTGAAAAAGCTGTGA
- a CDS encoding glycosyltransferase family 2 protein, with amino-acid sequence MEILFWLSLIVVFYTFLGYGIVLYVLVRIRRIFKGKRVEPRIDQEMPSLTLIIAAYNEESIIEEKIANTLQLKYPAGKLSVVFVTDGSTDRTPELVSAWPGIKLMHTPMRSGKILAMHRAMKEITSEISVFTDANTFLNREALLLMARHYADPKVGAVSGEKRVMQEAVSDATAGEGFYWKYESTLKKWDSELYSVVGAAGELFSVRNSLYTDVEPDTILDDFMISMRIAQQGYRIIYEPAAYASELSSENISEELKRKVRIAAGGIQSILRLKKLLNPFHDPLLSFQYISHRVLRWTVTPFLMLLALLLNIVIVAQSGGWLYTLILVLQVLFYSAALLGWLLEKRRIKVKALFVPYYFCVMNYAVLAGIRRYLKGSQSAAWDRSKRKNSSSAI; translated from the coding sequence ATGGAAATCCTTTTCTGGCTCAGTCTGATCGTAGTTTTTTATACATTTCTAGGCTATGGTATTGTGCTCTACGTCCTGGTCCGGATACGCAGAATTTTCAAAGGGAAAAGAGTTGAGCCCCGAATTGATCAGGAAATGCCCTCGCTTACCCTGATTATTGCAGCCTACAATGAGGAGAGCATTATCGAAGAGAAAATTGCAAATACTTTACAGCTCAAGTATCCGGCCGGAAAACTTAGTGTAGTGTTTGTAACCGACGGCTCCACCGACCGTACCCCGGAGCTGGTAAGCGCCTGGCCCGGCATTAAGCTCATGCACACGCCAATGCGAAGCGGAAAAATCCTGGCTATGCACAGGGCGATGAAAGAAATCACATCAGAGATCTCGGTATTTACCGACGCGAACACCTTTTTGAACCGGGAAGCGCTGTTGCTCATGGCCAGGCATTATGCCGACCCGAAAGTAGGGGCAGTTTCCGGAGAGAAAAGGGTGATGCAGGAAGCGGTTTCAGATGCGACTGCCGGGGAAGGTTTTTACTGGAAATATGAATCGACATTGAAAAAGTGGGATTCGGAGCTATACTCCGTTGTGGGCGCGGCAGGAGAGCTTTTCAGTGTCAGAAATTCACTTTACACGGATGTGGAGCCGGACACGATCCTGGACGATTTTATGATCTCCATGCGCATTGCCCAGCAAGGTTACCGGATCATCTATGAGCCTGCGGCGTATGCTTCGGAGCTTTCTTCCGAGAATATCAGCGAGGAACTGAAGCGGAAAGTCAGGATTGCGGCGGGAGGAATTCAATCCATTTTACGACTTAAAAAATTACTGAACCCTTTTCACGATCCGCTGCTTTCGTTTCAATACATCAGTCACCGCGTGTTGAGGTGGACAGTCACGCCGTTTCTGATGCTGCTGGCCCTGCTTCTGAATATCGTAATTGTAGCGCAGTCGGGCGGGTGGCTTTATACGCTGATACTCGTTTTGCAGGTTCTTTTTTACAGTGCGGCATTACTCGGCTGGCTACTCGAAAAACGCAGGATCAAGGTGAAAGCATTGTTCGTGCCCTACTATTTTTGCGTGATGAACTATGCGGTACTGGCTGGCATCAGGCGATATCTCAAAGGCTCGCAAAGTGCGGCGTGGGACCGTTCAAAGCGAAAAAATAGCAGTAGTGCGATCTGA
- a CDS encoding glycosyltransferase family 2 protein, which produces MKTISIVTVNFNQPQVTEDLLKSLQEVNTYPDLEIIVVDNGSSIDPVPAWQTKYRDIRFIRSEKNSGFAGGNNIGIAQASGDYLFLINNDTEVTPDLIGRLVAKLETNPRIGIISPKINYFDNPKMLQYTGYTPMNYYTARNEVIGQYEEDRGQYDSLSGKTGYAHGAAMMVRREALQKAGLMSENYFLYYEELDWCERIKKAGYEIHVDLSALIFHKESVSVGKRTALKEYFMNRNRILFIRKNASGTTFFIFCCYFLLAVAPRNIFKYIKNKEYSFIPVFLKSISWHFNHKADSKDLGYPLTR; this is translated from the coding sequence ATGAAAACAATTTCCATTGTAACGGTTAATTTCAACCAGCCTCAGGTTACCGAGGACTTGCTTAAATCGCTTCAAGAGGTTAATACTTATCCTGATCTGGAAATAATCGTGGTTGATAATGGCAGCAGCATTGATCCGGTTCCTGCCTGGCAGACTAAATACCGCGATATCAGGTTCATAAGGTCAGAAAAGAACTCCGGGTTCGCAGGGGGAAACAATATCGGAATTGCACAGGCGTCGGGGGATTATCTGTTCCTGATCAACAATGATACTGAAGTTACACCCGACCTGATCGGCAGACTTGTCGCTAAATTGGAGACAAATCCACGGATCGGGATCATCTCTCCGAAGATCAACTACTTTGACAACCCGAAGATGCTCCAGTACACGGGATATACGCCGATGAACTATTATACGGCGAGAAACGAGGTGATAGGTCAATACGAAGAGGATAGGGGGCAATACGATTCTCTCAGCGGGAAAACCGGTTACGCGCACGGTGCAGCGATGATGGTGCGCCGGGAAGCTTTGCAAAAGGCGGGATTAATGTCGGAGAACTATTTTCTCTACTACGAAGAGCTTGACTGGTGTGAGCGGATCAAAAAAGCAGGCTATGAAATCCACGTCGACCTGTCGGCGCTGATTTTTCACAAAGAATCGGTCTCGGTGGGGAAAAGGACTGCTCTGAAAGAATATTTCATGAATCGAAACCGCATTCTTTTCATCCGCAAAAATGCGTCGGGGACAACATTCTTTATTTTTTGCTGCTACTTCCTACTGGCAGTCGCGCCGCGTAATATCTTCAAATACATCAAAAACAAAGAGTACAGCTTCATTCCTGTGTTCTTAAAATCAATCTCCTGGCATTTTAATCATAAGGCCGATAGCAAAGACCTCGGCTATCCGCTGACGCGCTAA